From the Oscarella lobularis chromosome 13, ooOscLobu1.1, whole genome shotgun sequence genome, one window contains:
- the LOC136195009 gene encoding uncharacterized protein, whose translation MTLRFDLLWIIAVFLLPSSFQERLQPIVKSSTPSQYNSTTQQISTELQCTYPADYQCPMHWVTDRKKISSSKGVFNIRPGSHCESNLTVFTFAAQNAFYQCAVTTPDGITVYSEPIKPQIQIPLRADAKTVTVHDVTQNATVKLSCPSKTNITSLENLPIPNKKIRVQWYKDTSPLPANLQKYHHTHGMHLIIKNFSANDLGVYKCFLLGYGILRPAQKQSSVTVVLGSSIVQHSPGKAKIALAAGPTAGTAAVIFIVIIVLVYASKKKKRGSAKLPVEETMRPSSRENQWHHDLKVHPTSITTAV comes from the exons ATGACGTTGCGCTTCGATCTGTTGTGGATAATCGCAGTTTTCCTGCTGCCATCGTCATTTCAGG AACGCCTTCAACCGATCGTAAAATCCTCTACGCCCAGCCAATATAACAGCACTACTCAACAGATTTCTACCGAATTACAATGCACCTATCCGGCAGATTATCAATGCCCCATGCACTGGGTCACTGATAGAAAGAAGATAAGTTCTAGCAAAGGCGTCTTCAATATCAGACCCGGTTCACACTGCGAGTCAAACCTAACGGTGTTCACGTTCGCCGCGCAAAACGCTTTCTACCAATGTGCGGTGACCACGCCAGATGGAATCACCGTGTACAGTGAACCGATAAAGCCTCAAATTCAAA TCCCGCTAAGAGCTGACGCCAAGACCGTTACAgtccatgacgtcacacaaAACGCCACGGTCAAATTGTCGTGCCCATCCAAAACGAATATTACATCACTAGAAAATCTCCCCATCCCAAACAAAAAGATACGTGTCCAATGGTACAAAGACACGTCGCCGCTACCAGCGAACTTGCAGAAGTACCATCACACGCATGGAATGCATCTGATCATCAAGAACTTTTCGGCCAACGATTTGGGAGTGTACAAGTGCTTTCTATTAGGGTACGGAATTCTACGCCCGGCCCAGAAACAGTCGTCTGTGACGGTCGTTCTGGGCAGTAGCATAGTGCAACATTCACCTG GAAAAGCAAAGATTGCCCTCGCAGCGGGACCAACGGCGGGGACTGCTGCCGTCATTtttatcgtcatcatcgttttGGTGTATGCgagcaagaagaagaagcgtgGCAGCGCTAAATTGCCCGTGGAAGAAACCATGAGGCCGTCATCGCGCGAGAATCAATGGCATCACGACCTCAAAGTTCACCCTACAAGCATAACAACGGCTGTCTAA
- the LOC136195007 gene encoding protocadherin Fat 4-like, translating to MYLSGFGSKTYLSSHREDENMRAVLCSLVLGFLLVLNTEGGWWSRRRRRAPPPCYRVNCQVNSWGSWRSCSKKCGVGTQWRYRSVSRSARCGGWSCPSTSASRSCSDGCAHNCYSSSGSCWCRTGYLLSWNKKDCSPRNCGSPSASYCPSWATYGSTCKYPSFSCSSGTTYGKTCYVSCPSGYTRASGSSSITCYSSGSWSSSRSTTWCRNTCSLTISMSSYSVAENASVGDTVGSLSSSDPDCGSVSYRLVNSAAGKFKLSGNRVLLDFRPNYESYPNKFTITVRGTETKGYYKDQSFTISILNVNESPTGVSLSNRYVNENSAYGTVVGSLTTRDPDAGQSHSLTLLSSAGGRFRIQGTQLQVAMSNSRCLSYGGSSCSLNYEASLSHSIRVRSRDSGTPSKYVDQYLSVYLRNVNDRPRNLRLSGSTLKENATIGTVIGTLTASDEDSMQSLTYSLTNNASGRFSISSGNKVVLATRSGIDYESATSHLISVLVRDSGSPSLNTSTSFRIYISNVNEPPGDVTFSSMGGQQSFRSDNPTVNELSPRNTVVGTLMGYDPDAGDKLAFSLDGTSGGRFALNSSAAVCTSGSFGNWKSRCSVPVIVNGDLNYEVAPRRTISVRLADGGDLIKREDRLIEIRNVNDPPRDIILSSRYVRENQNNAIVGTFRTIDEDAGDTFTYKLLNSAGGKFVLGGTTLKTAANANLNYEIGRSYFITVQSTDSGKLSYSKSFWLYVNDVNESPGFVTITANRVAENSAQGTTVGLLSASDPDNQKQTRQRVTYALINSAGGRFRIVGNTLQVAVSNTRCLAIGGSACLLNYEAATSSHRIVVRATDNGSPPERRDTAITIYLRNVNDRPRDLSISKFQVKEKASIGTAIGSLTATDEDVGQVLSYRLTDNDGGRFSLKGAQLLKAKSTDYETKTAHFVNVSVTDNGSPPLSFSRRITIEVLDEKEPPVSIRFSDTGGQLTFQDNSPRVSENSALNTVIGRVIARDQETGALTLSLDEDANGLFQLSTSSKCTVSGGFTVCSANVIVAGSLNYEEQDRHAVTVRATDVSGLHKAVRFTITVVDANDKPEDIALSSSEISENMNGALVGRLTTFDEDSSQTHSYMLENGAGGRFVKVGSEIRASPSANLDYETASHYTISIKTTDNGSPSMSISKTFVINVLDVNERPTAVRLSANRVPENSGIGTTIGTMSVVDPDNTRPPLQTFSYSLMENAGGRFRLDNNVLKVAASNVPCLALGGKACLLNYEGQNVYDVDVQATDSGSSALSVRVTFNITVTDENDKPRNLDLSNNEVWENSVVGTSVGLLSADDEDGDSITFSLANSANGTFRIVENQLQIAKALDYEISEVYRVTVVARDSGSPPLSISTTFLVEVLDANEQPAFINVTDTNGQLSFIRDKPRVDENTRIGTVVGTVVSSDPDVGDSLVFHLNDDAEGRFSLGNVTCRTDSLVTCWTSLVVAESLNYEESSSHRIEIRSTDSKGEAITSEFTIAVVNVNDNPEDILLSETSIKENQNSALLGSLTTIDDDVGDNHTYSLTKSAGGRFVIIGDNLLTAADANFNYEQRSEYVISIRSNDSGSPSLANSKQFTIQVIDVNEEPSALSLKGNEVEENSPLGTHVGTLSAVDPDNVGNLSAVDPDNAITDRQTLKFTLVDSAGGRFAIDDGVVKVATSNVRCLAYGAQECQINYESARWHNITVAVTDDGNPVRHRDFVLTIYVTDANDQPRSLTIDRFQVAEDKPAGTLVGLFSASDEDVGDVLSYELLQDDSGRFEVRGNKLLKAKSTDYETKKSHNITVFVTDNGKPSKSMVKSFVIEVLDANDAPVEIIFTDEDGQLNFVDDEPQVEENSANGTVIGTLLGLDADAKQLLTFSLDDGNKRQFGIVNATAMCSSNVSAPGVRTVCSAKIITRKSFNYENNFNHSITVRATDAGGLSKSQRFFIRIIDVNEKPTGIRLSSSTVFENQNNADVGDITTIDEDKSQSYTYTLADDAGGRFVIEGNKLKVSSSANLDYEHTDSHAVVVTSTDSGSPPLSFSETFVIEVSNLNEAPSAVIIDRNTVIENSPINTVIGNLSSVDSDFSQTYTYELLNSNSGRFMLAGNTLKTAVSNVRCLAEGGGDCLLNHEEAEERYIRVRAIDSGSPPLSTEFQLKIRVVDANDRPRNLTLKRNEVFENAPVGTVVGEVGAKDEDKLQKLAFELAYENRDHFRIIGNELQMAISANYETARSYSVMIIAQDNGIPRMNVSKTFDIEILDMNEPPFDVNITDEYGQMTFNNGMPIVDENTPKGTIIGKVVAKDYDANDTLTFFLDDDSGGHFALGTTTCHSETDVPGVNTVCWTTLIVSGDLDYESDDHLQRINISVYDSGELSVVRQFVVAIGNVNDRPKDVKFSNASQGSVKENRKNAFVASLVTIDDDRSDKHTYRLINSADGRFMIDGTALMTTPDASLDYEDESQHTVVIRSIDSGSPPMYVDKNFTIHVTDVNEAPSALILKGNEVKENSDSGSLVGKLHADDPDNAQTTRQVVTFTLTDSASGRFMIEDDVVVVAVSNQRCLAYGGARCKINYETAKWHNISIRAEDDGTPRLGRTFNLTIYVTDVNDQPRNLEIDPFQVKENAPINTLVGSFIATDEDAGDVLSYTLLDDDEGQFKLNGSDLLKARGTDYETRKSHAVTVEVTDSKEPVMSMNRTFTIEVLNVNEPPVAIYFKDRGGQLSFQDNYPLVEENSATNTVIGIVEGLDEDAGQILTFSLDNVDGRFGVEASTCRATNLIEGAKTVCIANVTVAGDIDFETSENHSVFIRATDKGEKFKEASFSVTVVDVNDKPTDIVISGGSTPSVYENRNDVIVGDLVTVDDDINQSYRYTLIQDAEGRFYVDGNQLIVSSTANLDYENSTEHTISLKSTDNGTPPMSVNKSFVVNVRDENEPPTSILLDRYVVDSVSVGGVVAKLSTQDPDNARTARQTFSYEFSDEESLGYGFSVDGDQLKVTPWLWSCLAKNQRGLCSEDSLTASTGKNYTIRLRSTDSGIPSKSIEATLSIQVNDAAFNECVLGETIQNCRPSRSVARSGRAGEREGEKAALSASRRG from the exons ATGTATTTGAGTGGATTTGGTTCCAAGACCTATTTGAGTTCGCatcgagaagacgagaacaTGAGAGCTGTTCTATGTTCACTTGTGCTCGGTTTTCTGCTCGTGTTAAACACTGAGGGGGGTTGGTggagtcgtcgacgacgacgagcgccaCCTCCGTGCTACAGAGTAAATTGTCAG GTCAATTCTTGGGGTTCGTGGCGCTCCTGTTCTAAAAAATGCGGTGTGGGCACACAGTGGCGCTATCGTTCCGTCTCGAGGTCAGCGAGATGCGGCGGCTGGTCTTGTCCTTCTACATCG GCTAGTAGAAGCTGCAGTGATGGCTGTGCTCACAACTGCTATTCGTCCTCTGGTAGTTGCTGGTGCAGAACTGGCTACCTACTGAGCTGGAACAAAAAGGATTGCTCGCCTCGCAACTGTGGGTCGCCTTCGGCGAGTTACTGTCCCTCGTGGGCGACGTACGGTTCAACGTGCAAGTACCCGTCCTTCTCGTGCAGTTCCGGCACAACTTACGGTAAAACGTGCTACGTCTCGTGTCCGAGCGGTTACACTCGCGCAAGTGGCAGCTCTTCGATCACCTGCTATTCGTCCGGTTCctggtcgtcgtcgcgcagcaCCACTTGGTGTAGAAACACGTGCTCGCTTACA ATTAGTATGTCCAGCTATTCAGTGGCAGAGAACGCAAGCGTAGGCGATACCGTTGGGTCGCTTTCGTCTAGCGATCCAGACTGCGGATCAGTCTCGTATCGGCTTGTGAATAGCGCCGCGGGTAAATTCAAATTATCCGGAAATCGAGTTCTTCTTGACTTTAGGCCGAACTACGAATCCTACCCAAACAA GTTTACTATCACGGTTCGCGGCACGGAAACTAAAGGCTACTATAAGGACCAATCTTTTACTATATCCATTTTGAACGTAAACGAATCTCCAACTGGAGTATCG CTCTCAAATCGGTACGTAAATGAGAATAGCGCCTATGGAACTGTAGTCGGCAGCCTCACGACTCGCGATCCCGACGCGGGACAATCTCACAGTCTTACACTGCTGAGCAGTGCCGGGGGCCGATTTCGAATTCAAGGAACTCAGCTTCAGGTTGCGATGTCAAACAGTCGGTGTCTCTCTTACGGTGGCAGTTCCTGCTCGTTAAATTACGAAGCGAGTCTCTCTCATTCGATCAGAGTTCGCAGCCGCGACAGCGGTACTCCGTCGAAATACGTTGACCAATATTTGAGTGTCTATTTGCGAAACGTGAACGATCGTCCGAGAAACCTTCGGCTTTCCGGAAGCACCCTTAAAGAAAATGCGACAATCGGTACCGTCATAGGCACACTAACGGCGTCTGACGAAGATTCCATGCAATCGCTGACGTACTCGCTAACCAACAATGCCAGTGGCCGATTTTCTATAAGTAGCGGCAATAAAGTGGTGCTCGCTACGAGAAGTGGAATTGACTATGAATCAGCAACCAGTCACTTGATTAGCGTTCTCGTGAGAGACAGTGGAAGCCCGTCACTGAATACATCCACCTCGTTTCGCATCTACATTTCGAACGTAAACGAGCCGCCAGGAGACGTTACGTTTTCGTCCATGGGTGGACAGCAGTCTTTTAGAAGCGATAATCCTACAGTGAATGAGCTCTCTCCCAGGAATACGGTTGTTGGAACGTTAATGGGCTACGATCCGGACGCTGGCGATAAGCTCGCTTTTAGCCTCGATGGTACGTCCGGTGGTCGATTTGCTTTGAATTCGAGCGCGGCTGTGTGTACATCAGGCTCTTTTGGC aaTTGGAAGAGTCGGTGCTCGGTGCCAGTGATCGTCAATGGCGACCTCAACTACGAAGTCGCCCCGCGTCGCACTATCTCAGTGCGACTCGCGGATGGCGGGGACCTTATCAAACGTGAAGATCGCTTGATTGAAATCAGGAACGTGAATGATCCTCCACGAGACATCATCCTGTCTAGCCGATACGTCAGAGAAAACCAAAACAACGCGATTGTCGGCACTTTtcggacgatcgacgaagatgcCGGGGACACTTTTACGTACAAGTTGCTAAATTCGGCGGGTGGAAAATTTGTTCTTGGCGGCACGACGCTCAAAACGGCAGCGAATGCGAACTTGAACTACGAAATTGGGCGATCATATTTCATCACCGTACAATCAACTGACTCTGGAAAACTCTCCTATAGCAAGAGCTTTTGGCTTTATGTCAACGACGTAAACGAGAGTCCTGGATTCGTCACGATAACAGCAAACCGAGTGGCGGAGAACAGTGCTCAAGGCACGACAGTCGGACTACTCTCCGCCAGCGATCCGGACAATCAGAAGCAGACACGGCAACGGGTGACGTACGCGCTTATTAACAGTGCCGGAGGTCGGTTTAGGATTGTCGGAAACACTCTACAAGTGGCCGTCTCCAATACGCGCTGCCTTGCTATTGGAGGATCGGCGTGTCTGCTGAACTacgaagcggcgacgtcgtcgcatcgtATTGTCGTACGCGCTACAGATAACGGGAGTCCACCTGAACGACGCGACACAGCTATCACAATCTATTTGAGGAACGTGAACGATCGACCTCGAGATCTTTCGATAAGCAAGTTCcaagtgaaagagaaagcttCCATTGGCACGGCGATTGGAAGTTTGACCGCAACGGATGAGGACGTGGGGCAGGTTCTTTCTTATCGGCTGACTGATAACGATGGCGGGCGATTTAGTTTGAAAGGAGCCCAATTGCTCAAGGCCAAGTCGACAGACTATGAAACGAAAACAGCACATTTTGTCAACGTCTCAGTGACCGACAACGGATCGCCACCACTGTCG TTCTCTCGGAGAATTACAATCGAGGTGTTAGATGAGAAAGAGCCACCCGTTTCTATTCGTTTCAGCGACACCGGGGGTCAGCTTACTTTTCAAGACAATTCCCCGCGCGTCAGCGAGAATAGTGCGCTTAATACTGTCATCGGAAGAGTAATAGCTCGCGATCAGGAGACGGGTGCTTTGACTCTTTCCTTGGATGAAGATGCCAACGGTCTTTTTCAATTGTCAACTTCCAGCAAGTGTACGGTCTCG GGAGGTTTTACTGTCTGCTCCGCAAATGTCATTGTTGCGGGCTCGCTTAATTACGAAGAGCAAGATCGGCACGCCGTTACTGTGCGCGCTACTGACGTCAGTGGACTTCACAAAGCTGTCCGCTTTACTATCACCGTCGTTGATGCAAATGACAAACCAGAG GACATCGCCCTTTCATCCTCTGAAATTTCAGAAAATATGAACGGTGCACTTGTCGGACGTCTTACCActttcgacgaagattcATCTCAGACTCACAGTTATATGCTGGAAAACGGAGCAGGTGGTCGATTTGTCAAAGTCGGTAGTGAAATTCGCGCATCACCGTCAGCCAATTTGGACTACGAGACGGCCTCACACTACACTATTTCTATAAAGACAACCGACAATGGTTCGCCATCCATGTCAATCAGTAAGACTTTTGTTATTAACGTGTTGGACGTCAATGAAAGACCTACAGCGGTGAGACTGAGTGCCAATCGTGTTCCTGAAAATAGCGGCATAGGAACAACTATAGGGACCATGTCTGTAGTCGATCCGGATAATACCAGACCTCCTCTCCAGACGTTCTCTTACTCGCTTATGGAAAATGCCGGAGGCCGATTCAGGCTAGATAATAACGTCCTCAAGGTAGCTGCGTCGAACGTGCCGTGCTTGGCTCTCGGAGGAAAAGCGTGCCTTTTGAATTACGAAGGACAAAACGTGTACGACGTTGACGTGCAAGCAACCGATAGTGGTTCCTCGGCGTTATCTGTCAGAGTTACATTTAACATCACTGTGACCGACGAGAATGACAAACCAAGGAACCTTGATCTTTCAAACAACGAAGTGTGGGAAAACAGCGTAGTTGGCACCAGCGTTGGACTTCTATCTGCTGACGATGAAGATGGAGACAGTATAACGTTTTCATTGGCCAACTCTGCCAATGGCACGTTTAGAATAGTGGAAAATCAGCTGCAAATCGCGAAGGCACTCGATTACGAAATTTCTGAAGTTTACAGAGTGACTGTTGTGGCTAGAGACAGTGGCTCACCTCCTCTATCG ATTTCCACAACGTTCCTTGTTGAAGTTCTCGACGCTAATGAACAGCCAGCTTTTATCAACGTGACTGACACAAATGGACAGCTCTCTTTCATTCGAGACAAGCCTCGAGTCGATGAAAACACTCGTATTGGCACTGTGGTAGGCACAGTTGTAAGCTCGGATCCAGACGTCGGCGATTCGTTGGTGTTTCACTTGAATGATGACGCAGAAGGAAGATTCTCACTTGGAAATGTAACATGCAGGACAGACAGCTTG GTAACGTGCTGGACCTCACTAGTTGTCGCAGAGTCGCTCAACTACGAAGAGAGTTCTAGTCATCGCATCGAAATTCGTTCCACCGACTCTAAAGGCGAAGCCATCACGTCTGAGTTTACTATTGCAGTTGTCAATGTTAACGACAATCCCGAGGACATTCTGCTGTCTGAGACATCAATCAAAGAAAACCAAAACAGCGCATTGTTAGGCAGTCTGACGACcattgacgacgatgtcggcgACAACCACACGTATTCCTTAACGAAATCCGCAGGTGGCCGGTTTGTGATTATTGGTGACAACCTTCTAACAGCAGCTGACGCCAATTTCAATTACGAACAACGATCCGAATACGTAATTAGTATACGATCAAATGATTCCGGATCGCCTTCACTGGCTAATAGTAAACAATTCACAATACAAGTGATAGATGTGAACGAAGAGCCAAGTGCTCTATCGTTGAAAGGCAATGAAGTGGAAGAGAACAGTCCTTTAGGAACTCATGTTGGAACCTTATCGGCGGTCGATCCGGACAACGTTGGAAACTTATCAGCGGTCGATCCGGACAACGCGATAACCGATCGCCAGACTTTGAAGTTTACTTTGGTCGATAGTGCGGGGGGTCGCTTCGCTATCGACGATGGTGTTGTAAAGGTAGCGACGTCAAATGTGCGTTGCTTGGCGTACGGCGCACAGGAGTGCCAAATCAACTACGAATCGGCGCGGTGGCACAATATCACCGTCGCTGTAACCGATGATGGAAACCCTGTGCGTCACCGCGATTTTGTACTGACGATCTACGTCACTGATGCAAACGATCAACCGCGAAGTCTTACGATTGACAGATTTCAAGTCGCCGAAGACAAGCCCGCTGGTACGTTGGTGGGACTGTTCAGCGCttccgacgaagacgtcggtGATGTTCTCTCGTATGAGTTATTGCAAGACGACAGCGGCAGATTTGAAGTACGTGGCAATAAGCTTTTGAAAGCGAAGTCGACTGACtacgagacgaagaagtcaCACAATATCACAGTTTTTGTAACTGATAACGGGAAGCCGTCAAAATCG ATGGTGAAATCTTTTGTAATTGAAGTACTagacgcgaacgacgctcCTGTTGAAATCATTTTTACCGACGAAGACGGGCAGCTgaacttcgtcgacgacgaacccCAAGTGGAAGAGAATTCTGCGAACGGTACAGTGATTGGCACGCTACTGGGTCTCGACGCGGATGCAAAGCAGTTGCTGACGTTTTccctcgacgacggcaataAACGACAATTTGGAATAGTtaacgcgacggcgatgtGTAGCTCAAACGTGTCCGCTCCT GGTGTTAGGACGGTGTGCAGCGCAAAGATCATAACGAGAAAGTCGTTCAACTACGAAAACAATTTCAATCACAGTATCACCGTTCGTGCCACTGATGCAGGTGGGCTCTCTAAAAGTCAACGGTTTTTCATTAGAATTATAGACGTCAACGAGAAACCTACG GGTAttcgactttcttcttcaactgtctttgaaaatcaaaacaaTGCCGATGTTGGCGATATAACGACTATCGACGAGGACAAATCGCAGTCGTATACGTACACGTTAGCCGATGACGCCGGTGGTCGGTTCGTTATCGAAGGCAACAAACTGAAAGTGTCCTCGTCGGCAAATCTCGACTATGAACATACTGATAGTCACGCTGTCgttgtgacgtcgacggacagtggttcgccgccgctttcgttcTCCGAGACGTTCGTCATTGAAGTTTCGAACTTAAACGAGGCTCCATCGGCTGTGATAATAGACAGAAATACTGTCATTGAAAACAGTCCCATAAATACGGTGATAGGAAATTTGTCGTCAGTGGATTCCGACTTTTCGCAGACGTATACGTATGAACTTTTGAACTCGAACAGCGGTCGATTTATGTTGGCCGGAAACACTTTAAAAACGGCCGTATCGAACGTAAGATGCTTAGCAGAGGGAGGTGGCGACTGCCTTTTGAACCACGAAGAAGCTGAAGAACGGTATATTCGCGTTCGTGCAATTGATAGCgggtcgccgccgctctccACCGAATTCCAGTTGAAGATTCGAGTGGTAGATGCAAACGATCGACCGAGAAATCTAACAttaaaaagaaatgaagtgTTCGAGAATGCGCCTGTTGGAACTGTAGTAGGAGAAGTGGGAGCCAAGGACGAAGACAAACTTCAGAAACTCGCCTTTGAGCTAGCGTACGAGAATAGGGATCATTTCAGAATTATTGGGAATGAGCTGCAGATGGCAATCTCTGCAAATTACGAGACGGCGAGATCTTATTCTGTCATGATAATAGCGCAGGACAACGGCATTCCACGGATGAAC GTCTCGAAGACTTTCGACATCGAAATTTTAGACATGAACGAGCCTCcatttgacgtcaacatCACCGATGAATACGGCCAAATGACGTTCAATAATGGAATGCCCATTGTTGATGAAAATACTCCCAAAGGAACAATAATTGGAAAAGTCGTTGCTAAGGATTACGACGCCAACGATACACTAACGTTTTTCTTGGACGATGACTCTGGCGGACATTTTGCTTTGGGAACGACAACGTGCCACTCCGAAACTGACGTGCCG GGCGTGAACACGGTCTGTTGGACGACGCTTATCGTTTCAGGAGATCTCGACtacgaaagcgacgatcacTTACAGCGCATAAACATTAGCGTGTACGACTCGGGAGAACTATCTGTTGTTCGTCAGTTTGTCGTTGCTATTGGCAACGTCAATGATCGACCCAAGGACGTCAAGTTCTCTAATGCGTCTCAAGGTTCGGtcaaagaaaatcgaaagaacGCCTTTGTCGCTAGTCTAGTGACGATCGACGATGACCGATCTGACAAACACACGTACAGATTGATTAACTCCGCCGACGGCCGATTCATGATTGACGGCACGGCCCTAATGACAACTCCTGATGCCAGTTTAGACTATGAAGATGAGTCACAGCACACGGTCGTCATCAGGTCTATTGACTCAGGATCTCCTCCTATGTACGTCGACAAAAACTTTACAATACACGTGACAGATGTCAACGAAGCGCCTAGCGCTTTGATATTAAAGGGCAACGAAGTAAAAGAGAACAGTGATAGCGGTTCTCTTGTCGGTAAATTGCACGCTGACGATCCGGACAATGCTCAAACGACTCGTCAGGTGGTGACGTTTACGTTGACTGATAGTGCCAGTGGTCGTTTCATGatcgaagatgacgtcgtcgtcgttgccgtttcTAATCAACGCTGTTTGGCGTACGGTGGCGCAAGGTGCAAAATCAACTACGAGACGGCAAAGTGGCACAATATCTCAATTCGtgccgaagacgacggtaCTCCTCGACTGGGTCGCACGTTCAATTTGACGATCTACGTGACCGATGTCAACGATCAGCCAAGAAATCTCGAAATAGACCCATTTCAAGTCAAAGAGAACGCGCCCATTAACACATTAGTGGGATCGTTTATTGCCACTGACGAGGATGCAGGCGACGTTCTCTCGTACACGCTCttagacgacgatgaaggcCAGTTCAAGCTAAATGGTAGCGATTTACTAAAAGCGCGCGGAACTGACTACGAGACTCGCAAGTCTCATGCCGTCACGGTGGAGGTAACAGACAGTAAAGAACCAGTAATGTCG ATGAATAGGACTTTTACCATCGAAGTACTGAACGTAAACGAACCGCCGGTGGCAATATACTTTAAAGACCGTGGCGGACAGCTGAGCTTCCAAGACAATTATCCTCTAGTCGAGGAGAATTCAGCAACAAACACCGTAATTGGTATTGTGGAAGGTCTCGACGAAGATGCGGGCcaaattttgacgttttcGCTTGACAACGTCGATGGAAGATTTGGTGTCGAAGCATCAACTTGTCGTGCGACGAATTTAATTGAA GGGGCTAAAACGGTGTGCATTGCGAACGTCACCGTGGCAGGAGATATCGACTTCGAAACAAGTGAAAACCACAGCGTTTTCATTCGAGCGACTGATAAAGGCGAAAAATTTAAAGAGGCATCTTTCTCTGTTACCGTTGTGGACGTCAATGATAAGCCTACG GACATAGTGATTTCTGGCGGCTCGACTCCTAGCGTGTATgaaaatcgaaacgacgtAATTGTCGGCGATTTGGTAACCGTCGACGATGATATAAATCAATCGTACCGCTACACCTTGATTCAAGACGCTGAAGGACGATTCTATGTTGACGGAAACCAACTCAtagtctcgtcgacggcaaatcTAGACTACGAAAATAGCACTGAGCACACCATCTCTTTGAAGTCGACCGACAACGGAACACCGCCCATGTCGGTGAACAAATCGTTCGTTGTCAATGTACGGGACGAGAACGAACCACCGACTTCAATTCTTTTAGATAGATATGTTGTTGACAGTGTCAGTGTGGGTGGCGTGGTTGCTAAACTCTCCACCCAGGATCCGGATAACGCTCGGACAGCGAGGCAAACATTTTCGTACGAGTTTTCAGACGAAGAATCTCTCGGTTACGGATTCAGCGTAGATGGGGATCAATTGAAGGTTACGCCGTGGTTGTGGAGCTGTTTggctaaaaatcaaagaggaTTGTGTTCTGAGGACTCTCTAACCGCCTCGACAGGAAAGAATTACACGATCAGGCTGCGTTCGACCGATAGCGGCATTCCATCGAAGTCGATCGAGGCGACTTTGTCGATTCAAGTGAATGACGCTGCTTTCAATGAATGCGTCTTGggcgaaacgattcaaaatTGTCGTCCATCGCGTTCGGTTGCGCGGTCAGGTAGGGCCGGAGAAAGGGAAGGGGAGAAAGCGGCTCTGTCTGCATCTCGGCGTGGGTAA